One genomic segment of Gossypium arboreum isolate Shixiya-1 chromosome 3, ASM2569848v2, whole genome shotgun sequence includes these proteins:
- the LOC108475529 gene encoding probable serine/threonine-protein kinase PBL1, translating into MGFAYMMGCFTVLKSKKKKSEQVVFVKPIACKELVPTALPEPQVQTRSLRSAPPSFRTRVKLIHLNNKTTCDRTHALSAPSSFDAAEQDALTFAEFVEQEEFKSHVGLVKEPRSPSPQPLPLPSPRGTVLKTMGSFKLANASVPLVASGPLPLPPCGTLRNFGYEEIAAACHHFASDRCISEGLSFVMYKASFGDDASSSKKFEATVIRLNSSTQGLREFINEVNTLALLQNPNLCKLLGYHARDSSEQRMLVYERLFHGSLDRLLYGRSDGPPLDWNARTKIALCSAQGLAFLHEEGPFLAMYNEFSTANIQIDKDFSAKLSGYGCVGHIPETGGISVNAVAVANLSVETLEKGWLTPKSNVWSFGIVLLELVTGRKNLDNRYPKEERNLVKWSRPFLADGYRLSLIMDPHLKGRFPMKAARTIADIAQRCLQKDPSERPTMRTVVENLKVVQDIKYSCWFPLQEPATIVGKQMSRSPSFNGVITLAPGLSFLPSPPSRTGLFISLTRPPTSVSALPSRACSSTLSLQELERQEARRSAATTIGRTSVEVEGF; encoded by the exons ATGGGATTTGCATATATGATGGGGTGTTTTACAGTTTTGAAAAGTAAGAAGAAAAAGTCCGAGCAGGTAGTTTTTGTAAAGCCGATTGCTTGTAAGGAGCTTGTGCCCACAGCACTGCCTGAGCCCCAAGTTCAGACCCGGTCATTGCGGTCGGCGCCCCCAAGTTTTAGAACCAGAGTGAAACTGATTCATCTTAATAATAAGACAACCTGTGATAGGACGCATGCATTATCTGCACCATCAAGCTTTGATGCTGCTGAGCAAGATGCACTGACATTTGCTGAATTCGTAGAACAGGAAGAGTTCAAAAGTCATGTTGGATTAGTGAAGGAACCGAGGTCACCAAGTCCGCAACCTCTTCCACTTCCTTCTCCCCGTGGTACCGTGTTGAAGACAATGGGAAGCTTTAAATTAGCGAATGCTAGTGTCCCTTTGGTTGCTTCCGGACCATTGCCCCTGCCTCCCTGTGGAACACTACGAAACTTTGGTTACGAAGAAATCGCTGCAGCTTGCCATCATTTCGCTTCTGATAGATGCATATCCGAGGGTCTTTCTTTTGTTATGTATAAGGCTTCTTTTGGAGATGATGCATCGAGTTCAAAGAAGTTTGAAGCTACTGTTATTCGCCTTAACTCGTCTACTCAG GGTTTAAGGGAGTTTATCAACGAAGTAAACACTCTTGCATTGTTGCAAAATCCAAACCTCTGTAAATTGCTTGGATACCATGCACGTGATAGTTCGGAACAAAGAATGTTGGTCTACGAGAGGCTGTTTCATGGAAGTTTAGATCGGCTTTTATACGGGAGGTCTGATGGACCACCACTTGATTGGAATGCCCGAACGAAAATCGCTTTATGTTCTGCACAGGGTCTTGCTTTCTTGCATGAGGAAGGACCGTTtctg GCAATGTACAATGAATTTTCAACTGCCAACATACAAATCGATAAAGATTTCAGTGCAAAGCTATCGGGATACGGGTGTGTTGGTCATATACCTGAGACGGGAGGGATTTCTGTTAATGCAGTT GCTGTGGCAAATCTTTCAGTCGAGACCTTGGAGAAaggatggttaactccaaagagcAACGTTTGGAGTTTCGGAATTGTCTTACTGGAATTAGTTACTGGCCGGAAAAACCTCGATAACCGTTATCCTAAAGAAGAGAGGAACTTAGTGAAATGGAGTCGGCCATTCTTAGCCGATGGTTATAGATTATCACTCATCATGGATCCTCATCTTAAAGGTCGTTTTCCTATGAAAGCGGCTCGCACTATTGCTGACATTGCACAAAGATGTCTCCAAAAGGATCCATCCGAAAGACCGACAATGAGAACCGTAGTTGAGAATCTCAAAGTCGTCCAAGATATAAAATATTCGTGCTGGTTTCCGTTACAAGAGCCAGCGACAATTGTCGGAAAACAAATGTCAAGGTCACCTAGTTTTAACGGGGTTATTACTCTGGCACCTGGGTTAAGTTTCTTACCATCGCCACCGTCAAGAACCGGACTATTCATTTCTCTGACAAGACCACCTACTTCGGTATCGGCACTTCCGTCCCGAGCTTGTTCTTCTACACTTTCATTACAAGAACTTGAAAGGCAAGAAGCTAGAAGATCAGCAGCAACAACCATTGGAAGGACTAGCGTGGAAGTGGAAGGATTTTGA
- the LOC108476420 gene encoding serine/threonine-protein kinase STY13-like isoform X2: MAKYTKEVLHRGSTVEERAALESRFAREVNMMSRVKHENLVKFFGACKDPLMAIVTELLPGMSLRKYLISIRPKVLDPHVALNFALDIARAMDCLHANGIIHRDLKPDNLLLTANQRSVKLADFGLAREESVTEMMTAETGTYRWMAPELYSTVTLRRGEKKHYNNKVDVYSFGIVLWELLTNRMPFEGMSNLQAAYAAAFKQERPSLPKDISPDLAFIIQSCWVEDPNMRPSFSQIVRMLNAFLFTLTPPPSSIPESDTSEKAGTSNGTITELSVRAKGKFAFLRQLFAAKRTRN; encoded by the exons ATGGCAAAGTATACGAAGGAAG TTCTTCACCGTGGGAGTACGGTCGAGGAAAGAGCTGCCCTCGAGAGTCGTTTTGCTCGTGAGGTTAACATGATGTCTCGAGTGAAACATGAGAATCTTGTCAAG TTCTTTGGAGCTTGTAAGGACCCGCTGATGGCGATAGTAACCGAGTTATTACCAGGAATGTCCCTCCGCAAGTACTTAATAAGCATTCGTCCGAAAGTTTTAGACCCTCATGTGGCTTTGAATTTTGCACTGGACATTGCGCGTGCCATGGATTGTCTGCATGCTAACGGGATTATACATAGAGATCTGAAGCCTG ATAACTTGTTGCTTACAGCAAACCAGAGGTCTGTAAAACTTGCAGATTTTGGTCTTGCGAGGGAAGAATCCGTGACAGAGATGATGACTGCTGAGACTGGGACTTATCGTTGGATGGCCCCTGAG TTGTATAGCACGGTGACATTGCGTCGAGGAGAAAAAAAGCATTACAATAACAAGGTTGATGTTTACAGCTTTGGAATTGTCTTATGGGAATTATTGACCAATCGCATGCCATTTGAGGGCATGTCGAATTTGCAAGCAGCTTATGCTGCTGCTTTTAAG CAAGAACGACCGAGCCTTCCGAAGGATATATCCCCTGATCTAGCTTTCATCATACAATCATGTTGGGTTGAGGACCCTAACATGAGGCCAAGCTTTAGTCAGATAGTACGTATGCTGAATGCTTTTCTCTTCACACTCACACCTCCTCCATCGTCAATACCTGAATCCGACACTAGCGAGAAAGCAGGAACAAGTAATGGAACCATAACTGAGTTATCTGTTCGGGCAAAGGGGAAATTTGCTTTCCTACGCCAATTGTTCGCCGCAAAGAGGACAAGGAACTGA
- the LOC108475129 gene encoding RING-H2 finger protein ATL74-like, with protein MSTLAPSNEDQACDPFLTPMENFFSHAIMKLAVLLFAMILLVQLNSLIHGRCRENPERAAATQLATVGLNKRDLKRIPVAVYRTGGTSFTATDCPICLGEFLDGEKVRVLPKCNHGFHVKCIDKWLMSKSSCPNCRHSLLEHETLNRDVIAGPDRLPSDSGDVVIVVQEGS; from the coding sequence ATGAGTACATTGGCACCATCCAATGAGGATCAAGCCTGTGATCCTTTCCTTACCCCGATGGAGAATTTCTTCTCCCATGCGATTATGAAATTGGCCGTACTTCTTTTTGCAATGATATTATTGGTTCAGTTGAATTCGCTCATCCATGGTCGCTGTAGGGAGAATCCGGAACGAGCGGCAGCGACTCAGTTGGCGACGGTGGGGTTGAATAAACGGGACTTGAAACGAATCCCGGTGGCCGTTTACAGGACTGGCGGCACAAGCTTTACGGCCACCGACTGTCCCATTTGTCTTGGAGAGTTCTTAGATGGGGAAAAGGTACGAGTGTTACCAAAATGCAACCATGGATTCCATGTGAAGTGTATAGACAAATGGTTAATGTCGAAGTCATCGTGCCCGAATTGTCGACATTCATTGCTCGAACATGAGACGTTGAACCGGGATGTTATCGCCGGTCCCGACCGGCTACCGTCGGATAGTGGCGATGTTGTTATAGTTGTTCAAGAGGGAAGCTAG
- the LOC108475760 gene encoding uncharacterized protein LOC108475760 yields MRFRELKKMQQSWKLNIQARTQIFNFKLKATKILPSGEFHRFSLLLRLHKFILKLRLKSGSTVSISSQQKRSFKSRFLSFLEKIRLRRERKGLTIQHPDVKSVLNRVKQFADKKSNWAGSLVIAILSLPQQSISKKDGKGIIIHTCIILLSLYWILYLNRAKNRRFWMVGTAVSWVVFNLGKDYVSEHAWNWIPWSHAHRYTVFWFWFAACRLILALLNIFFSYILKLKEK; encoded by the exons ATGCGTTTTCGCGAATTAAAAAAAATGCAACAATCCTGGAAACTAAACATCCAAGCCCGAACCCAGATCTTCAATTTCAAATTAAAAGCCACCAAAATCTTACCTTCCGGCGAATTCCATCGATTCTCGCTCCTCCTTAGGCTCCACAAATTCATCCTCAAGCTCCGGTTGAAATCAGGGTCAACGGTTTCGATTTCCTCTCAACAAAAACGAAGCTTCAAATCCAGATTTCTCAGTTTTCTCGAGAAAATCCGTCTTCGCCGTGAGAGGAAAGGGCTAACGATCCAACACCCAGATGTTAAATCGGTACTGAATCGAGTGAAGCAGTTCGCTGACAAG AAATCAAACTGGGCTGGTTCTTTGGTAATTGCGATTCTCAGTTTGCCGCAGCAATCGATTTCCAAGAAAGATGGTAAAGGAATTATAATTCATACATGCATTATTTTATTGTCGTTGTATTGGATTTTGTATTTAAACAGAGCAAAAAACAGAAGGTTTTGGATGGTTGGAACAGCTGTTTCTTGGGTTGTCTTCAATTTAGGCAAAGATTATGTTTCAGAACATGCTTGGAATTGGATTCCATGGAGCCATGCCCATAGATATACTgttttttggttttggtttgcaGCTTGTCGCCTGATTTTGGCTCTTCTTAATATCTTCTTCTCGTATATTTTGAAACTCAAAGAGAAATGA
- the LOC108474389 gene encoding MACPF domain-containing protein CAD1-like, whose protein sequence is MGENGNAAALHTAINAVQALGRGFDVNYDTRLLYCKGVMGSRIVEIDEEHVRDIYLDDQIVLPNISRDIKSSKESIGRHSSGVCNFHEMVEYFNKKANVSSCFALGSFNSVFSFTGSTNIDAATTKMLSMDGFYIPLAKLQLTRSPLVLQDKVKRAVPTSWDPSSLASFIENFGTHVVTSVTIGGKDVIYIKQHHSSPLSTMEIKNYVQDIGNQRFSDKESHTSSGQIKLKDKGLDPGLFNSQGIYPQPSNAPCLNGKEDVTVIFRRRGGDDLEQNHTQWAKTVRSSPDVIEMTFYPINALLDGVARKEHLTRAISLYLEYKPPVEELRYFLEFQIPRIWAPVQDKIPGHQRKEPVCPSLQFSMMGQKLYVSQEQVSVGRKPVTGLRLRLEGIKQNRLSIHLQHLASLPKILLPHWDTDVAIGAPKWQGPEEQDSRWFEPVKWKNFSHVSTAPIENPETFIGDLSGVYIVTGAQLGVWNFGSRNVLYMRLLYSRLPGCTIRRSLWDHCPNDKLKKVVATIGTTNSGDSSSGSQENVVNKLAKFVDMSEMSKGPQDPPGHWLVTGGKLGVEKGKIVLRVKYSLLNY, encoded by the exons ATGGGGGAAAATGGAAATGCAGCTGCTTTACACACAGCAATCAACGCGGTTCAAGCATTGGGGAGAGGATTTGATGTTAATTACGATACGAGGTTATTGTACTGTAAAGGTGTGATGGGTTCTAGGATAGTTGAAATTGATGAAGAACATGTTAGGGATATTTACTTGGATGATCAAATTGTTCTACCTAATATTTCTAGAGATATTAAGAGCTCCAAGGAGTCTATTGGTCGTCATAGTTCTGGGGTTTGTAATTTTCATGAG ATGGTGGAGTATTTCAATAAAAAAGCCAACGTTTCTAGTTGTTTTGCGCTCGGTAGTTTCAATTCTGTGTTTAGCTTTACCGGTTCAACAAATATTGATGCTGCGACCACAAAGATGCTCTCTATGGATGGATTTTACATTCCACTTGCCAAGCTTCAGCTTACAAGGTCACCATTGGTGTTGCAAGATAAGGTTAAACGTGCCGTCCCAACTTCTTGGGATCCATCATCCTTGGCTAG TTTCATTGAAAATTTTGGGACACATGTCGTTACTTCCGTAACTATTGGTGGTAAAGATGTGATATACATCAAACAACATCATTCTTCACCTTTATCTACCATGGAGATTAAAAACTATGTGCAGGATATCGGAAATCAAAGATTCTCTGATAAAGAAAGTCATACGAGTTCAGGTCAAATCAAATTAAAGGACAAG GGTCTTGATCCAGGCTTATTCAATAGTCAAGGGATATACCCTCAGCCTTCCAATGCGCCATGTCTTAACGGGAAAGAG GATGTTACAGTCATTTTTCGTAGGAGGGGAGGAGATGATCTGGAACAAAACCACACACAGTGGGCAAAAACCGTGCGGTCATCTCCGGATGTCATCGAAATGACTTTCTATCCTATTAATGCTCTACTTGATGGAGTAGCCAGAAAGGAGCATCTGACTCGTGCTATCAGTCTTTATCTCGAAT ACAAGCCTCCAGTCGAAGAACTTAGATATTTCTTAGAGTTCCAGATTCCTAGGATATGGGCTCCGGTACAGGACAAGATTCCTGGCCACCAGAGGAAGGAACCTGTTTGCCCGTCTTTGCAATTCAGCATGATGGGGCAAAAACTTTATGTCAGCCAAGAACAG GTCTCGGTTGGACGTAAGCCAGTAACAGGCTTGCGATTACGACTAGAAGGAATCAAGCAGAACCGTCTGAGTATTCATCTTCAACACTTAGCTTCTCTTCCGAAGATCCTACTCCCACATTGGGACACCGATGTTGCAATCGGTGCTCCTAAATGGCAAGGACCAGAGGAGCAAGATAGCAGATGGTTTGAACCTGTGAAATGGAAGAATTTTTCTCATGTTAGTACGGCACCAATTGAAAACCCCGAAACCTTTATAGGTGACCTCTCTGGCGTCTACATTGTCACTGGGGCACAACTCGGAGTCTGGAACTTCGGGTCAAGAAACGTCTTGTATATGAGGCTCTTGTATTCTAGGCTTCCAGGTTGCACGATACGAAGATCGTTGTGGGACCATTGTCCAAATGACAAATTGAAGAAAGTTGTTGCTACTATAGGTACTACCAACTCCGGTGATTCTAGTTCCGGTTCACAAGAAAATGTTGTAAACAAATTGGCTAAATTCGTTGATATGTCCGAGATGAGCAAAGGACCACAAGATCCTCCGGGTCATTGGCTAGTAACCGGTGGAAAGCTCGGTGTCGAGAAAGGCAAAATCGTATTAAGGGTAAAGTACTCCTTGTTGAATTATTGA
- the LOC108476420 gene encoding serine/threonine-protein kinase STY13-like isoform X1 — protein MSCSEAETRSVAVSNGLITSADELTIDQNLLIDPKSLFIGSKIGEGAHGKVYEGRYGDRIVAIKVLHRGSTVEERAALESRFAREVNMMSRVKHENLVKFFGACKDPLMAIVTELLPGMSLRKYLISIRPKVLDPHVALNFALDIARAMDCLHANGIIHRDLKPDNLLLTANQRSVKLADFGLAREESVTEMMTAETGTYRWMAPELYSTVTLRRGEKKHYNNKVDVYSFGIVLWELLTNRMPFEGMSNLQAAYAAAFKQERPSLPKDISPDLAFIIQSCWVEDPNMRPSFSQIVRMLNAFLFTLTPPPSSIPESDTSEKAGTSNGTITELSVRAKGKFAFLRQLFAAKRTRN, from the exons ATGAGTTGCAGCGAAGCAGAAACGAGAAGCGTCGCCGTTTCAAATGGGTTGATAACGAGTGCTGATGAGTTGACTATCGATCAAAATTTGCTTATTGACCCGAAATCGTTATTTATCGGCTCCAAAATCGGCGAAGGAGCTCATGGCAAAGTATACGAAGGAAG GTATGGTGATCGGATTGTTGCCATTAAAGTTCTTCACCGTGGGAGTACGGTCGAGGAAAGAGCTGCCCTCGAGAGTCGTTTTGCTCGTGAGGTTAACATGATGTCTCGAGTGAAACATGAGAATCTTGTCAAG TTCTTTGGAGCTTGTAAGGACCCGCTGATGGCGATAGTAACCGAGTTATTACCAGGAATGTCCCTCCGCAAGTACTTAATAAGCATTCGTCCGAAAGTTTTAGACCCTCATGTGGCTTTGAATTTTGCACTGGACATTGCGCGTGCCATGGATTGTCTGCATGCTAACGGGATTATACATAGAGATCTGAAGCCTG ATAACTTGTTGCTTACAGCAAACCAGAGGTCTGTAAAACTTGCAGATTTTGGTCTTGCGAGGGAAGAATCCGTGACAGAGATGATGACTGCTGAGACTGGGACTTATCGTTGGATGGCCCCTGAG TTGTATAGCACGGTGACATTGCGTCGAGGAGAAAAAAAGCATTACAATAACAAGGTTGATGTTTACAGCTTTGGAATTGTCTTATGGGAATTATTGACCAATCGCATGCCATTTGAGGGCATGTCGAATTTGCAAGCAGCTTATGCTGCTGCTTTTAAG CAAGAACGACCGAGCCTTCCGAAGGATATATCCCCTGATCTAGCTTTCATCATACAATCATGTTGGGTTGAGGACCCTAACATGAGGCCAAGCTTTAGTCAGATAGTACGTATGCTGAATGCTTTTCTCTTCACACTCACACCTCCTCCATCGTCAATACCTGAATCCGACACTAGCGAGAAAGCAGGAACAAGTAATGGAACCATAACTGAGTTATCTGTTCGGGCAAAGGGGAAATTTGCTTTCCTACGCCAATTGTTCGCCGCAAAGAGGACAAGGAACTGA
- the LOC108475646 gene encoding RING-H2 finger protein ATL74-like, which produces MDRRSMGETQISTLVPADEKQTDDSYITETTNFDTNMVIILAALLCAVLCALVFNSINRCRRRESPEQAAARLAATGLKKRDLKRIPVAVYGMGATSFTATECPICLGEFLDGEKVRVLPKCNHGFHVKCIDKWLMSHSSCPNCRHSLLEHKTENKDVTAGSGRQPTDNGDLVIFVQ; this is translated from the coding sequence ATGGATCGGCGGAGCATGGGGGAGACACAGATCAGTACATTAGTACCTGCAGATGAGAAACAAACCGATGATTCTTACATTACCGAGACGACGAATTTCGACACCAATATGGTTATCATATTAGCAGCACTTTTGTGCGCGGTGCTATGCGCGTTGGTGTTCAACTCCATCAATCGTTGTCGCCGTAGGGAGAGTCCGGAACAAGCGGCTGCTCGGCTTGCGGCAACGGGGTTGAAGAAACGAGATTTGAAACGGATCCCGGTGGCCGTTTACGGGATGGGCGCCACTAGCTTTACGGCTACCGAGTGTCCCATTTGTCTTGGAGAGTTCTTGGATGGTGAAAAGGTACGAGTGTTACCAAAATGTAACCATGGGTTCCATGTGAAGTGCATAGATAAATGGTTAATGTCGCACTCATCGTGCCCGAATTGTCGGCATTCCTTGCTCGAACATAAGACGGAGAACAAGGATGTGACCGCCGGTTCCGGTCGGCAACCGACGGACAATGGCGATCTTGTTATATTTGTTCAGTAG